The Epinephelus fuscoguttatus linkage group LG19, E.fuscoguttatus.final_Chr_v1 genome contains the following window.
TACAGAGGTGCTCTTTACTATAGTGAGGGCAGTAAGAtgtatagtatatatatatagcagtATATGTGTGCTCAAAGCAAATGTTGTCAAGGGTTATTATACGCAAGTCCCAATCTGATCTCATAGATCGGGATTTGGGGCCAGTGAAGGAATTCTTTAACTAATCGGGATCAGCTTTTTAGCTATATAAAGGAGCTGATCTTTTAACAtcagctgtcacacaggtgGTTTTATGCAGAGTGCAGCTGTCTCCAACTctccgctcaccttttctcctCCACTCAGCTCCTAAGTGTGTGTAAGAGCAGGGTCTGAGCCCTGCCCGCAGTAAAACACAACATGCCATAATTGACAGCAAAAATGCAGTATGAGACTGttcatgtatgtttttttgcCAAAATTATGAGCActtgtttcatttcagctcagtgtgagagtCTTGTGCTGTTGATGGTGCTTCACTGCAGGCAGAGGACAGATAGACAGCAGTGCAGAatcaacaacaaccacaatcaCTACCCACTGCAAAGTGCAATAGAAGCTCCAGGAGCATAAAGCCAATATGTGTAATTTATTAATGTAGCTTAATCTTTGCAAAAGATGTACAGAGGACGAAAATAAACACTCAGTGGAACACAGCTTATTCAGGTAACTCAGGCAACAGGTGCACCAAAACAGCAAACACTGGAGAGTAGGCTACTCTCTTAAAGGAACAGAGACATTCCCTTGAGACAGCGACAGAGGCACCTTAATGTTTGCCCTTTTGGCTGATTGCTTTACTGCTTGCAGAACTTCCCATAGTGAGACCAAGTCATGGATGCCATTATACATACATGCCTGTGGATGCAGTTTAGACAGTCTGTTGACCCGTCAGATTAATCTGTTTTAGCACTGATCTGTTGCAGGTATTCTCAACAGtgacaaaatacacaaacaacaaagatTGTTGTTTGTGATAGCACTGTGGATTAGAATTTATGTAGTAGTTTACACATTGTACGTTACATTTCCTCTGCTATCTaacactgtctgtctctttctctctcactcttacCTGGGATTCCTCATCTCTTTATCTTTCTTCTGGGTTTTGTTCACGTCTCCTTTCCCCTGCAGCTGCCCCTCAGGCTACCAGCTGCACAACAAAGTTACTACCAaactcctctttttcctcttccGACCTTTAGTTGATCCAGATTCATGCAAATATGaaacacttttaaaataaaatctgtgcGGCTCTCATGcagtctctgttgttgttgttgtttgaggtGGTTACACAAATAACCCTAGCTCCAAGCTCTTAGGCTAAGCCTACCTGAAACTCCTACTAGTTAATCAGGTGTGAGCATTCTCAGTGACCATAGTATTAACATTCATAATTAAATTCTTAACAAAGAAATTAGATATCAAACATCCCGTTCAGCTTCTGTTTACCTGCACCTGgagcacagcagcagaaaatgaaCAGGGTTTTGGAAGTACTCATGAATGTTTAATTTTCAATATAATAATTAGAATCTGATGATCAGCATTGGAGCTGTATTTGGCTAACAAACTCCTAATATGTAGTGACTGAGCTAAATTCTATAGCAAATACAAGAATGGTTGTATTTGTGTTGACTTTGGAAAGATTTCTGTTATTGCTTACAAACTGTCAGATGTCTTTTCTTGCCTCTGTTTCCATGCCTTCCATCACTCAAACCCGCCTTTTGTGCTGTTTCTCTGTCAGGTCTGGATGGGCTCTACGAGCGTTGTGCTCAGTACAAGAAGGACGGTGCTGACTTTGCCAAGTGGAGATGTGTGTTAAAGATCACCCCCACCACCCCGTCCAACCTGGCCATCATGGAGAACGCCAACGTACTGGCCCGCTACGCCAGCATCTGCCAGATGGTTAgacatacacacgcacatgcactgaaacacacaacacacatttacattctTAGTACAGTGATGCAACACATCCATTACACAACCCAGTTAGCCCATCAGGTTCCTTCTAACTGTGTAACAGTTGGTATACAAGTCACAACCCCAAGAGAGGAAGTGCTATTGTCTGTTGTCATGACACTGGTTGCTATGTTCTCTTCCATCCACTGTTTCCTCAGCATGGCATCGTGCCCATCGTGGAGCCTGAGATTCTTCCAGACGGTGACCACGACCTGCAGCGCTGCCAGTATGTGACTGAGAAGGTGAGTGATGGAGGGAACAGATCCAACAGGGGACGGGGTGGGGGGTGTCAGCTGTAACAGATGGAGAACTTGATGGAGATTGACCTTTGAAATTATTGTGGATTACCTCTGATATGATGGCTTGGTTGCAACTGTGACTCTTACTAATGCAGGAAATGTTGTCATCACCCTGAATGCGGCATGTTGTCAGTAAAACAAATGTGTGCAGGCAGGCCAGCAGTCTGGTTTGTGTGGCGcatattttctttctgatttGAGCTGTTTGAATCATGTCGGGTcatgtttgctgctgctggtaTGGATGTCAACAAAGGCACACAAAAGGCGTTGCGGTGGAGTTAACAGTGAAGGTACTGGAGTTACGTGTTTCACAGCAGCCTAAGAACACTACAAATGCAATCTAGTTCTGAGTACTGTGCCAGCCATAAAgctgttcagaaggttttttcatagcaaaagcaaaaaaaaaaaaaaaaaaaacaaaaacactgaattttgaTTGTTTGCCATAAAATGATTGGCTTAGTCAAGGGCAGCAATGgatgtctgctgtcagtcaacTTCATCACCACCTCCACAGTTTTAGCTACTGCCAGCATCagtgataaaatatattcacTTTTAACGCCACTATGTTTGGAAATTAGTGTGATTATAACAGCTTTCAaatcattttgatgttttttttaatcacaataTTATGAGACATTCCTGATGAAACCACATTTCATggaaatatatttaataattgCTGTGGTGTTTCAGTCTAAACCACCAGTGTCAAACTCATGGTGGGATGAGGGGAGGAACACCAAAGTCAgtagattcatcctctggggaccgtGAATGGATCAACACTATTTCATAGCAATTCATCCAGCAGCTGTTGAGATATATTTCTATCTTGACCAAAGTTGTAGACCCAATGACCAACATTGCCATTCATCCAGTCTGTTTAACCATGCTAGCTGCTTGGGTGTAGGACACAACAACATCCAAGATAGAGAAATATTACACAACAGTTTTACGTTAATAAACTGTATTTCGCTAGCAAGGACCACACCACAATGATATGCAGTTTAAAGATTTAATGAAGATGTAATTGTCAGAGAAATGGTTATGAATGGGGTGGTGATGAATGGGGGAGTGCAGATTTGCAGATGAATGAACGGGATGGAGATGACGTCATCAGAGGGTCGGACTGGGTGAGGTGTAGATGTGGGCGGagagactcagtgtgggggttcCGTCTCGTGTCCTGATGAGCCCGTGCTGTTAGGAAGCCCCCCAGTCGATGCCTAGAATGAGATGAGGAGAGGTACACAGCAGATTGACAAGggagaggaacagaaggagagggagggtgGGTTCGAGAGATCAGACAGGCCTGTGGTAGCGCTGTGCTGGTATGTATATGTTAGTCAGGTGATTAAAGGTGTGGTTGAGGCGTGGTCCAGCTCCTGAAACAAAGTTAAACAATTAACTCCATTTGTTGCTTTCAGCTTTTCAGACATGTTACATTGAGTTGAGGGACAGTTATTGAAGTACTACATTTTCTATTCTTACACAAAGTGACTTTACAAACTCACAGCAGCCATTCTGCTGTCAGACCTGTGACTGTTTATGAAGTAGTAAGGTTTTTTTGGAAGCAGGGGAATGGAAATCagctttcctctctgtcttctaGGTGTTGGCAGCTGTCTACAAGGCACTGTCTGACCACCATGTCTATCTAGAGGGAACACTGCTCAAACCCAACATGGTGACTGCCGGACACTCCTGCCCCACAAAGTACAGCCCTCAAGAGATCGCCATGGCAACTGTCACCGCCCTGCGCCGCACTGTGCCCCCTGCAGTGCCAGGTGAGATGGACATATAAATATCTGCAAACATGGTTATCACAAGTTTACCTTAATTCCACCTGACCTTCCTCCTTTccattctcctctcctcacaggTGTGACCTTCCTGTCAGGCGgtcagagtgaggaggaggCCACCCTCAACCTGAACGCCATCAACCAGTGTACACTGCACAGGCCCTGGGCCCTCACCTTCTCCTATGGCAGGGCCCTGCAGGCCTCAGCACTGAAGGCCTGGGGAGGCAAGAAGGAGAACGGCAAGGCTTGCCAGGATGAGTACATCAAGAGAGCCCTGGTaaggaggaaggagaagagagaTGCAAAGACAGAGTAAAGTGGCACTTGTAGTTTAGTTTAAGCATCCACAACTAAATAGAAATTCTTGCTTAAATGGTACTTTGTACACATTTATTGATACAATACACAAATTGGTcattgtgtgtgactgtgtgtaagTCTGTTTGCAGCTAATAtcgcaaactactggaccagtcagcctaatattttgtgagCACATTTTTGACTatatgctcaaggacctctcatGGTTGCGGTAATTCAAAGTTGTTTAAAAACTTGTTTTAATGACTGTTTTATACTGTCATgaactgctgactcctcactcctcttcaACACAGTCGGGATCACGAGTTCTCCGTAAATCGTCCTTGCTAAAAATAAGAAGCCTACtatctgttgcaggccacattttggcctttgccATGACTAAAAATCTGACATTCACCGAAAAGTTTGGTCTTATTTTGAACCAGAgtatctgcagattaattccaaaCCCAGTGTGTGATGATCCACCAAAGCTAGGCATGATGCAAAATGATTGTCAATTATTATtgacatacagtatttttgGAGGAAAACTCAGTCTGCTCTGTCCACATCACACTACAGCTTTGTCAAGAATAGACGAGGCCTGTATTTTTTTGGGAAGCTTGAATGCACTGCTGGAATTACAAAAATCGTCTCGTGGCCATGgtggagatctgcactctactggGTGCACTTGTTTAAGTTTGTcgtctttctttgttttaataCCTCCGCAGACGGGGAATAGCAGTGgcaggaggcattatgtttttcgggttgtccatccatccagcaACTCTCAAgcatctgtctgtccgtccgtctcattctcatgaacgtgacatttgaaaaacaccttgagggaatttcttcatatttggcacaaacatcctcttGGACCCaagaattaactgattagaacttggtggtcaaaggtcaaggtcacagtgacctcaaaaacatgtttatagccataactcaagaacagaaggggagacatttgatcatatactgaactggtgacactaatattgggtgcccaccttgaaactgtgctgattgtacagctgtgctgtgtgtgaagcatccatgttttttaatttacagcTTCTTTGCCGCAACATCCAtacatggctacatatgagtctggacagacatggatgtaaactgtaactgcagcttgactggttcATGTAGCATACAACCACGTTgcagtaattctagttcttGTCATTCTTACTTATGTATtgtactgtatttatgtatataCAGTGTGCACACACCGTAAAGGGTACCCATACTTGTGCTGGCATGTACAGTTTGTTCACATGTCTATGTTTGTATTGTGACTGCTATACACATGGAGGAAAACTCAACAaaacattctcacacacacacactcaaaacatATCCTTTAACCTGCTGAAAAGAAGAACATCAGCAGTCATGAGTTCTATCCTAGTAATATAAGGTCATGAAAAAGGTGATTACGTTTCACAAACaatagaaaaaaatcatgttttgatgAATCcctctttgttttgtgtttctccaCAGAATAACAGCAAGGCAGCTCTGGGGCAGTACGTGTCCTCTGGACAGAAGGGAGCTGCAGCTCAGGAGTCTCTGTTTGTGGCCGACCATGCCTACTGAAGTCAGCCAGGCTCCTTCTCCTCAACACACTTCACCCCATTCCACCCAGTCACCCCACTTCACCCCTTCCCACCACATTCAGCTTGAACCTGCTGCCTGAAATGTCCTGAGTCATACAGATTAACCGACAATCAAACAACATATAATTTCATCGATGGTGAGAGCCTGATGATGTCCTGGATAAAAAACCATAATGATTTGTAAAAGTTGACGCCATTACCCATCAGCCCAGTGTGAACACTGTGGCTTCATCCTCACTTTGAATTTGACTTTGCACCTGTAAAGTCAGTGTTACTGTACTGCCTGACTgagtgtgtttgtcactttatttTGAGTTTATGCACTTAAATCCCACAAAGAGAATGAGGAAGTCCCCCTTCATTGTCCTCAGTTTGTAGTTCAGTCTGAGATTTCTAACATTGTCCTAATAATTCTGAAGTTAATGTGCCTTCATTATTTAACTGAACCAACTGCTGGAGGGAGACTTTGTGCAGGAAAAGTATAATGAATCTACAGTATTAGTAGATACACTGGAAAGagattcaaattaaaatattcCACAACTAATCATGTCATGTGTTGTATTTATCAGTTTGTGGTGCCGTACTGTCGTCAGACCCTTCACCTCAacctacatacagtacataaacactgaaaggaGCGGATGCGACTCTATTCTAAACCTTCTTTGCTAGAAATTTGTTTCAGATTTCTGATTTTCCAGTTCAGCTACCAACTGGGGAAAAATATACTACTAGCACAATATAGTGTGGGTattaattaaaaagtaatccATAATATCAAAAGTTTCAGAGAATCCACAGAAATCTCTGCACTTAAGGAGCAAGACTCAAAACCGAAATTGAATGCCCATGACCTTTGCCCCCTTAGGCCGCACTGCTGTAAAAACCGACATGATTGTATAAAAGATATTACTACATAGGcttgggaacactttggaaaaccattgtcagtaaacagtttgttgctgcatctacaaatgcaagttcAGACTCTGCTATGCAAAGTAAAAGCCAAGAACATCCAGGACATCTGCCAACTTCTCTGAGCCTGGGCTCATCTGAGAtagactgacacaaagtggaaaagtgaaCTGTGGTATTAAAAGTCCATATTTcaaagtggttttttttttttttttttttaaatttatttaaataatggAAGTTGTGTCCTTTGGGCTTCAGAGGACAAGAATCATAAATTTTCTACCATTCTGCCAGCTTCTCTGATGGTATGGAAGcgtgttagtgcccatggcatcatgagtaacttgcacatctgtaaaggcaccatgaatgctgaaaggtacatacagctTTTGGAGCatcatatgctgccatccagaggACGTCTTTTTCAGGGATgtccctgcttattccagcaagacaatgagCAACATTCTGCACATGTTCCAATAGCATGGCTTTGTAGTAAAATAGTGCAGGTACTAGACTGACCTGCCAGCAGTTCagacctgtctcctatcatagAGTGTGTTATGCGGTgcaaaatatgacaacagaTACCCTAGTGTTGAGCAACTTAGGTCACACAGCAAGAAAgggaaagaatttcacttttaAAACTGCAAGTttgtgtcctcagttcccaaataCTGAGTGTTGTTTAAAGAAAAGGTGATATAATACAGTGCTACACATGCTCCTGTTCAAACTTTATTCAAACAATGTTGCAGGCATCGAATTAAGAACTGAATGTAGCTCAAAAAGGATTTGGTTGGTGGAGAGTCTCATAGTACTtaattaccatgacctggatgactatTGTAGGTAACTGGACTCTCATctaagaggcttcttcagttgtAACTGACTGGTGGAGAGTCGCaggctgtgtgggtgtgaacccttgcagagttCACAAGGTCACATGTAGGTATTAAgttgtctggggagggatctcaggactgcattgtaggtacgtgataagtggtgtcgtaggcaggtttctaccgtttttttttccccgttaaaggggtttttttggggagtttttccttatccgctgtgagggtcttaaggacagagggatgtcgtatgctgcaaagccctgtgaggcaaattgtgatttgtgatattgggctttataaataaaattgattgattgattgattgattgattgtaggCCATCTCCACTGATTAACGATGGCTGTTCCAGTTTTGTCAAACTGCAATGACCATCGTTAGACAGAGCTAGCCTACTGGTCAGATCTACAGCCCAAGATCTACAGACCAAAAAGAGAAGCAGGCCCTTCTCTTCAACACAGGCTCTCATTTGCTATTGTATGCTATAGAGAGGACATGGAGGCTCCTATTGGCTCAAATGAGGTGTCATTCAAAAGGTCAGAGTGCAGCGGCCAGTTAGATACTGAGCAATTGGAAATATTTACAAGCAAACTGGAGATATTATAGACAACATGTGAAAAGAGAACATTTGAAATTATGCAACAGCAGTCTATAGATATTTATAAATGTAATATTTGGCCTAAATATTTTACTGGATTTTGATCATCTGGACCTTTGTGAATGTACCACATTCACATTGCTGGAATATTAACGATCAGTAGATTATAATGAGGCTTTGTTGtataattgtttgtttgttggtggtCTGACAGAATCGTTGATTGTACCTGCTGTTGTGGTAGTATCTTGAGATGGTTTCCATTAATCAAACTACAAGAGTCTAAACTTTCCAAAGATGTTTGTACTGACTGTGAGTTCTAGTTATTGGGTGATAACAGGAGTAATGTGTAAAAACAGCAAGTGAGTGCATGTTTTGGTaggcatttttattttaaaaccttGTTTCTGTTAATGAGGCCTCCATCATGTGTAAGCAGAGCAAAGTGCATCTCCTACCAGTAACATACAGCTTAAGTGCTGAGCtttaacaaaacacattttgttcttGTCCAAATCTCCATATTGTCAGACTAACAAAGGATTTCCCCCACATCACCTGGTGGGGATAACAGAGatcatttcacaacattaaagTCTTATattgtgtggcatttctgtctTTAGCAGAGAGACAGCAGGTGAGTTGGGGTTGGGGGTTGGTGTTGATGAATGAGTGGGTGACCCTTCCCCTCCAGTCTGCGGCTGTTGCAGGCAGAGTCAGTGTGCAGACTTTGACGAGGAGTTCCTCCTCACATGTTCGTGCTCATCCTGGTCTGGCTGTTGGCTGGAGTCAGTTCACCCTGGCTGCCCTCTCTGGGTGGAGACTGAGCATTGGACATAACATGAGTTAGGAAGTGTTAGACCTGCCGTTTATTATCAGTGGTGTGTCACAGCATTTCAATTCAACATAACCATCAATATAGTTCTCAAACACATTCTGATTCTTTGTATTAACAGTATTAAGTGTATGTTACTCAGTATACACTGTGATGAAGAGTGTTGGTACCTTAACATGGATCTGATTGCGCAGCACAGCAGCTCTGAGGATCATGGCTTTGGCTCGTCTCTGGAACTCTTTGCCCATATGGAGCGACTTTTCAAATGTGGTGCTTCTCTGGTCCACATCCCTCGCATACAGAATCTGCAAGCATGTCAGTGTAGCAGTTTGTAATGACTGAAATGAGAAATTACTCGTTTCACCAttttgtctgtgtgcgtgtgtcttaCCTTGCTATGGGAGTCGATGCGTGCATTGATAAGCCCCTCCAGTATGAGCTGGGTGAGCTCGTCTTCCAGAGCTGCTACTGTGGTGTTGAAGGCCTGTGCCATCTTAGTCATGTCTGCTGACACGTAGGGGCTGAAATACTGAACACACAAGCTAATATTAGCTTGATAGTAGCAAGGTAggagatgttttgttttctttcctgaTGACTGACAGAGCTTGCGCACACTCCACAGTCAAGAGTTCAGAATAGCAATCAGTTAACTATCAAGAATATTTTTGAACAGTTACACATGTCTGCCTATAGcttaattttgctactcttcagtttactgcactgtgcaccagctgggccactgttttttctttcccctTAAAAATTGAAGGGTTTGTTAGCAGATAATGGGCATTAGGCGATCTGAAACAAAATTAGACAAAACAGACATCCTCTGTTTATAGCAATACACACCTTTTTATATATCACATCAAACAGTGAATTGTAACACCACACAAATTTGTTAACATTTGACAGTTACTTATGATGTTACTTTAATCCTacaaaagaacaagaaaaaaaataaagacatttgcCATCAAAATTCTATACTTTCAAGGCCATGTAACgaatatgaatattaaatacaaagcttttttgatttttttgagacCCTGTGGGTATCATTAGAAACACAAGTGAATGGACTGTCTGTCTCACCTGAATGAGGGCTCTGTTCCTTATCTGGCTGTACAGTGTCTTGACATGTGGGGCCAGGTACATGTCCAACAGGAGGTTATCCTGGAGGAAACACCAGAGTCACTCATCCCAACACATAAACTCAAGATGATAatgtaatattttgtcatgtcatgttcTCCTATAAACTCTGTACAGTCTCAAATTGCTGACTCTTTAGCGACAGTTATTCTATAACAGCTACCATCACGGTGTGTATCTTTAGCTTACTACTGATGTTTCTGCTCTCACCTTCATTTCATCCAGGAGCTTGAGACAAGATGCATACTTAGACTCATAGAACTTAAAGATGATGTCACGGATCTGAGGTTCCAACTCTAGAAACAACTTAAAGGAGctgatgacagaaaaaaaaaaacattattacaACAATATTCTATACAAGTACCAAGATATCTTTCACTTACCGTGTATTGAACTATTCCTACCTGCTGGAGATGACGTTGCGCTGGAGCTCCTGTCTGTCAAATGTGGCCAAAGCACACAAGCCTCCATACACAGCTACATTACTGGGTGACAGGAGCTGTAGggaacacacacccacaaacacaacataaacaaGGATTTTTCAGGAGATCCCTACTTGATTTGGCTGTCTGTTATTTACTCCCTCAACAACATGAAAGTGTGCcagtgccagaaattcactgtacctcaaaatagtggggttttttttgttttgtttttttttttaaacaaactggaCACGTTTATggcttgtggtccattcagaatggacccgtgacccactt
Protein-coding sequences here:
- the LOC125878849 gene encoding fructose-bisphosphate aldolase A-like; translated protein: MTHAYPFLGAEQKKELSDIAQRIVAPGKGILAADESTGSMAKRFQSINTENTEENRRLYRQLLFTADDQVYPCIGGVIFFHETLYQKTDDGKLFPQLVKEKGSVVGIKVDKGVVPLAGTNGETTTQGLDGLYERCAQYKKDGADFAKWRCVLKITPTTPSNLAIMENANVLARYASICQMHGIVPIVEPEILPDGDHDLQRCQYVTEKVLAAVYKALSDHHVYLEGTLLKPNMVTAGHSCPTKYSPQEIAMATVTALRRTVPPAVPGVTFLSGGQSEEEATLNLNAINQCTLHRPWALTFSYGRALQASALKAWGGKKENGKACQDEYIKRALNNSKAALGQYVSSGQKGAAAQESLFVADHAY